Proteins encoded within one genomic window of Dyadobacter chenhuakuii:
- a CDS encoding DUF2911 domain-containing protein → MKKILLIVAGVLVVVLAGFFGMRKYTKSFSPEAVAETTNNGVSVKVTYSKPGKKGRLLFGREQDKALAPYGKVWRTGANEATLIELGEGLSIGGKPVKAGTYSLYSVPGQSTWKIILNSETGQWGTEYNDGKDVMRVEVPIRIRPTVQELFNIYFEDIPGGVNMILSWDQTEALVPITK, encoded by the coding sequence AAATTCTCCTTATCGTTGCCGGCGTGCTTGTTGTTGTTTTAGCTGGATTTTTTGGAATGAGAAAGTATACCAAATCTTTCAGCCCGGAAGCAGTTGCAGAAACGACGAACAATGGTGTAAGTGTAAAAGTCACTTATAGTAAGCCAGGCAAGAAAGGAAGACTGCTTTTTGGCAGGGAACAAGATAAGGCACTTGCGCCCTACGGGAAAGTCTGGCGCACCGGCGCTAATGAAGCCACACTCATTGAACTCGGCGAGGGCCTGTCTATCGGCGGCAAGCCGGTGAAAGCGGGCACTTATTCGCTTTACTCGGTCCCTGGGCAGAGCACCTGGAAAATTATCCTTAACTCGGAGACCGGCCAGTGGGGCACGGAATATAATGATGGCAAAGATGTGATGCGCGTGGAAGTGCCTATCAGGATCAGGCCGACAGTTCAGGAATTGTTTAATATTTACTTCGAAGATATACCGGGCGGCGTCAACATGATTTTAAGCTGGGACCAGACAGAAGCATTGGTTCCTATCACCAAGTAA
- a CDS encoding trypsin-like peptidase domain-containing protein has product MFVEAIEKVDQYTRPIHFILRYYTGSDIVPGTATLFFVNENGFAITCRHVAQQILYASSIYENYLKFKGELRKFEKDPGLETQRAFLETKYRISNDNPIRILFNFINCVTAYKGLAIHLHPTQDLAIIQFRDYDSKQYQGYARFLKDSRLVKQGRYLCRLGYPFPEFTNYQYNKNTGDIEWLKAGRINTPSFPIDGIITRHIGESNGVVGIEMSTPGLRGQSGGPLFDTNGIIYGMQSSTRHLHLGFDQVNREVTTEGQRKRVSNYPFLNVGQCVHVDVIKQFLREKNVTFYEEEV; this is encoded by the coding sequence ATGTTTGTTGAAGCTATTGAAAAAGTAGATCAGTACACCCGTCCCATTCATTTTATATTGCGTTATTACACCGGCAGTGACATTGTGCCGGGCACTGCTACATTGTTTTTTGTGAATGAAAATGGCTTTGCGATTACCTGTAGGCACGTAGCGCAGCAGATCTTGTATGCCAGCTCCATTTATGAGAATTACCTCAAATTTAAGGGTGAGCTCAGAAAATTTGAGAAAGATCCCGGGCTGGAAACACAGCGCGCTTTTCTGGAAACCAAATACAGGATCAGCAACGATAATCCGATCCGGATACTTTTTAATTTTATCAACTGCGTTACGGCTTACAAAGGCCTGGCCATTCACCTGCACCCGACTCAGGATCTGGCGATCATTCAGTTCCGGGATTATGACAGCAAGCAATATCAGGGTTATGCGCGCTTTTTAAAAGATTCCAGACTTGTAAAGCAAGGACGATATCTCTGCCGCTTAGGCTATCCGTTTCCCGAATTTACCAATTATCAATACAACAAAAACACAGGTGACATTGAGTGGCTCAAAGCAGGCCGCATCAACACGCCGAGTTTCCCGATCGACGGCATTATTACGCGCCATATTGGTGAAAGCAATGGTGTTGTGGGCATTGAAATGAGCACACCAGGATTAAGAGGACAGAGTGGCGGGCCGCTTTTTGACACAAATGGGATCATTTACGGCATGCAAAGCTCCACGCGCCACCTGCATTTGGGATTTGACCAGGTGAATAGGGAAGTGACAACGGAAGGACAAAGGAAAAGGGTTTCTAATTATCCTTTCCTGAATGTGGGCCAATGCGTGCATGTGGACGTGATCAAGCAATTCCTGCGCGAGAAAAACGTCACATTCTATGAAGAGGAAGTTTAA
- a CDS encoding YjjG family noncanonical pyrimidine nucleotidase: MKYRHLFFDLDHTLWDFDRNSSESLEEIFHTLTLIQYGVSSLDSFIQSFLKINTALWDAFDRGTVHHTYIRENRFKMVFEELGANLPPNHTEIGEAYLRTLPDKKHLLEGALDLLNYANSAGYSMHIITNGFNEIQARKIASSEIGHFFENIITFDTANAKKPDPKIFAYALETARAVPSESIMIGDNWVADIMGAKQFGMDTVYYNPAGLQFDESPTYDIRRLEELMLIL; encoded by the coding sequence ATGAAATACCGGCATCTTTTCTTCGATCTGGACCATACACTTTGGGATTTTGACAGAAATTCTTCCGAATCGCTGGAAGAAATTTTTCACACATTGACCCTGATTCAGTACGGAGTATCGTCTTTGGACTCGTTTATCCAGTCTTTTTTGAAAATAAATACCGCATTGTGGGATGCATTTGATCGCGGAACGGTGCACCATACCTATATACGTGAAAACAGGTTCAAGATGGTGTTTGAAGAACTCGGCGCCAACTTGCCTCCTAATCACACAGAAATCGGCGAGGCCTATCTTCGAACATTGCCGGATAAGAAGCATTTGCTGGAAGGCGCGCTCGATCTGCTCAACTATGCGAACTCGGCTGGCTATTCCATGCACATCATTACGAATGGTTTTAACGAAATCCAGGCGAGGAAGATCGCCAGCTCGGAAATAGGCCACTTTTTTGAGAACATCATTACGTTTGACACGGCAAACGCCAAAAAGCCGGATCCTAAAATTTTCGCTTACGCATTGGAAACGGCCAGGGCGGTGCCCTCGGAGAGCATTATGATCGGGGATAACTGGGTGGCCGACATTATGGGTGCGAAGCAATTTGGAATGGACACGGTTTATTACAATCCCGCCGGACTCCAGTTTGATGAGAGCCCTACATACGATATCAGGCGCCTGGAAGAATTAATGCTGATCCTTTAA